One window from the genome of Metabacillus flavus encodes:
- the atpF gene encoding F0F1 ATP synthase subunit B produces the protein MFTIFALGAAGAGEAAAEGHFNGGDIIFQLVAFLILLALLRKFAWTPIMNIMKERADHISNEISGAEQKNLEAGKLIEEQRALLKQARQEAQNLIENAKKIGEQQKEEIITTARNEAIRLKESARKEIEQEKDQAVAALRNQVASLSVMIASKVIEKELNEQAQEKLISDYLKEAGDNR, from the coding sequence ATGTTTACTATATTTGCACTAGGCGCAGCAGGCGCGGGTGAAGCGGCAGCAGAAGGCCATTTCAATGGCGGAGATATTATATTCCAGCTTGTAGCATTCCTGATCCTTCTTGCCCTTTTAAGAAAATTCGCATGGACGCCGATCATGAACATCATGAAAGAGCGTGCAGATCATATCTCCAACGAAATCAGCGGGGCTGAACAGAAGAATCTCGAAGCCGGCAAACTGATTGAAGAACAGCGTGCATTGCTGAAGCAGGCTCGTCAGGAAGCTCAAAACCTGATTGAAAATGCGAAGAAAATCGGCGAACAGCAAAAAGAGGAAATTATTACAACAGCCCGCAATGAGGCAATCCGCCTTAAAGAATCTGCGCGCAAAGAAATCGAGCAGGAAAAAGATCAGGCTGTCGCAGCACTTCGCAATCAGGTTGCATCTCTATCCGTCATGATTGCTTCTAAAGTCATTGAAAAAGAATTGAATGAGCAGGCTCAGGAAAAACTCATCAGCGATTACCTCAAAGAAGCAGGGGATAACCGATGA
- the atpE gene encoding F0F1 ATP synthase subunit C, producing the protein MSLGLIAAAIAVGLGALGAGIGNGLIVGRTIEGIARQPELRGTLQTTMFVGIALVEALPIIAVVIAFIVMGQ; encoded by the coding sequence ATGAGTTTAGGTTTAATTGCAGCTGCAATCGCAGTAGGTTTAGGTGCACTTGGTGCAGGTATTGGTAATGGACTAATCGTTGGCCGCACAATCGAGGGAATCGCTCGTCAGCCGGAACTTAGAGGGACTCTTCAAACAACAATGTTCGTTGGTATCGCACTAGTTGAGGCACTTCCGATCATCGCAGTAGTTATCGCATTCATCGTAATGGGTCAATAA
- the atpB gene encoding F0F1 ATP synthase subunit A, translating to MEHKAPVVEFLGLYFNLANMMMITIASVIVFILAVAATRTLALRPTGMQNFIEWVMDFVKNIINSTMDWQTGGRFLTLGMTLLMYIFVANMLGLPFAVVIDHELWWKSPTADPVITLTLAVMVVGLTHYYGIKMKGAGEYARDYIRPMKFLFPIKIIEEFANTLTLGLRLYGNIFAGEILLGLLAGLATSGYADGFMGGIFGTLGAIIPMLAWQAFSIFVGSIQAFIFVMLTMVYMAHKVSHDH from the coding sequence TTGGAGCACAAAGCACCTGTCGTAGAGTTTTTAGGTTTATATTTTAACTTGGCGAATATGATGATGATCACTATTGCAAGTGTCATCGTATTTATTCTGGCTGTGGCTGCCACCCGCACCCTTGCACTAAGGCCAACCGGCATGCAGAACTTTATTGAATGGGTGATGGACTTTGTAAAGAACATCATCAACAGCACAATGGACTGGCAGACAGGCGGCCGATTTTTAACACTTGGTATGACGCTTCTCATGTACATATTTGTAGCGAATATGCTGGGCTTGCCGTTCGCAGTTGTTATTGACCATGAGCTATGGTGGAAATCACCGACAGCTGATCCGGTCATAACGCTTACACTGGCTGTTATGGTAGTGGGTCTGACTCATTACTATGGTATCAAGATGAAAGGTGCTGGCGAATACGCACGCGATTATATTAGACCAATGAAATTCTTGTTTCCTATTAAAATAATCGAGGAATTCGCGAACACTCTTACACTCGGCCTTCGTTTATACGGAAACATTTTTGCCGGAGAAATCTTGCTTGGTTTACTTGCAGGACTGGCAACAAGCGGCTATGCCGATGGTTTTATGGGAGGCATTTTCGGAACATTGGGTGCAATCATACCAATGCTTGCATGGCAGGCATTCAGTATTTTTGTCGGTTCCATCCAGGCTTTCATTTTCGTCATGTTAACAATGGTTTATATGGCCCACAAAGTGAGTCACGACCATTAA
- a CDS encoding ATP synthase subunit I: MSELHLMNQRYLKYIVYLLAIYVLGWGFTDYREIFLGLITGTCFSLFNLWTMVRKQKQFEKAYQEGKSIRSMGMLSRMAAAGLAVLIAMRYPEYINLISVVIGLMTIYVVIMIDFLIQHIRD; this comes from the coding sequence ATGTCTGAACTGCATCTCATGAACCAGCGATATTTAAAATACATAGTATACTTGCTTGCCATTTATGTGCTTGGCTGGGGATTTACAGATTACAGAGAGATCTTTCTCGGTCTGATAACCGGGACATGCTTTAGTCTTTTCAACTTATGGACAATGGTGCGGAAGCAGAAACAGTTTGAAAAAGCTTATCAGGAAGGCAAATCGATCCGCTCAATGGGGATGCTGTCCAGAATGGCAGCAGCCGGTCTTGCTGTGCTCATCGCAATGAGATACCCCGAGTATATCAATCTTATTTCCGTGGTTATTGGATTAATGACGATTTACGTCGTTATTATGATAGATTTTCTAATACAGCATATACGCGATTAG
- a CDS encoding AtpZ/AtpI family protein: MRDKNRHPLQAMALMSGILSHLVGSVLVGIFAGRWLDGYLHTVPLFLIIGLLLGLSAGVYGMLKLVRHYFPGD; the protein is encoded by the coding sequence ATGCGCGATAAAAATCGTCATCCGTTACAGGCTATGGCCCTTATGTCTGGCATTCTATCACATTTGGTAGGATCTGTTTTAGTAGGGATTTTCGCCGGAAGATGGCTCGACGGCTATCTTCATACGGTACCGCTGTTTTTAATCATTGGCCTTCTTTTAGGACTGTCAGCAGGCGTTTATGGCATGCTGAAGCTGGTCCGCCACTACTTTCCAGGAGACTGA